Part of the Candidatus Methylomirabilota bacterium genome is shown below.
GGCCGTCGCCCTCGCCGATCTCCGCCACATCACCGCCGCCCGCTATTCGCCCGAAGGATACGGCGGCATCGTCAGCGAGGGGCAGGCGATGCCGGCCTACCGTCGCACGGTGACGATCACCGATGCCCCGGGGGGACTCGCCGGCGCGAAGCTCGTGGACGTCGACGTCTTCTATCGGCCGGTGGTCGGCTTTGGCGTGCTCGCGTCCGAGCGCTCGGTGCGGCTATCCGCCCTCCTCGCGTCGCGCCGATGAGGGTCCCCTCCGATCAACGCGGCGCCGCACTGCCGCTGGCGATGCTCTGCCTCGTCGCGCTCAGCGTGATGGTGCTCACGCTCCTGAGCCTCTCGGGCGTGGAGCCCCAGATCGCGCAGAACCTCACTGATACCGCCCGCGCCCGCTATCTCGCGGAGTCCGGCATCGAGTGGGCGTTCAAGCAGGTCGCGGCCTCGCCGGTCGGGGAGAACGGCGTCTTCGGCGCGAGCCTCTTCGCCGGCCCCGACATCGTCCCGGACACCGCGGACGATCAACAGCCCTCGGGCGTGCCGGGTCAGAACATCGCCGCGATGCTCACCGCGCTGAGCGCGCCGAGCCGGCTTCCCTCGCGGAGCGCTGCCGAGGGCGTGTACTCGGTGACGGTGCGGAACGACATTCTAGCCGGCGACGACAAGCTCACCGGCGTCGCACTGGACCCCGGCGACAAGCTCACCGATCGCAACGGCATCGTGATCGTGACGTCCACGGGGACCTATCGGAGCGCCACCCGCACCATCCAGGTGGTGATCAAGCGGGTCGGGATCCCGCCGTTCCCGGGCGCGGTGAACATCGCCGGCGACCGGGCGGAGCTGTTCCTCGGCAGCGGCAGCGCGGCCAGCGCAGACCGCGTCGACATCGACGGTCGCGACTACGACCGGAGCGGCGCCGAGAGCACCGCGAACCCGACCCGGCTCGGCATCCAGACGCAGCCCGGCGTCCAGTCGGATCTCGACATGTCGTACGAAGCGAGGGTCGAGACGCCGTTCGACGACGCGAACGTCTGCACCGGCGGTGACTGCAGCGCCGGGACGAGGGTCGCCAACCGTGCCGCGCGTCTCGGCGTCGTCAAGGGCAAGGATCAGTCCTCCGGCTCGGTCACGAGCGGACTCGGCGCCATCGGCCCCGACGCCTCGCTGAACCCGACCGTCATGACGAGCTTTCTCTCGCAGATCGTCTCGAATCCGGGCACCCAGGTCCTGAGCAGTACGGCGGCATGTCCCCTCGTCATGGCGGGAGGCGCCGGGGCCACGACGAGCACGCCCGCCGTGACCAATGGCTGCGGCCTGAGCCAGGCG
Proteins encoded:
- a CDS encoding prepilin-type N-terminal cleavage/methylation domain-containing protein, with protein sequence MAMEAPSRRASGETGFTLIEIIVAAAVIGVGLVGVVAGFLHAVGGLEAGRQQTTAVFLAEQRLEQLKAVALADLRHITAARYSPEGYGGIVSEGQAMPAYRRTVTITDAPGGLAGAKLVDVDVFYRPVVGFGVLASERSVRLSALLASRR